One part of the Gossypium raimondii isolate GPD5lz chromosome 1, ASM2569854v1, whole genome shotgun sequence genome encodes these proteins:
- the LOC105786366 gene encoding histone deacetylase HDT1-like isoform X42, whose translation MEFWGAEVKSGQNFEVALEDDGSRILHLSQVALGEGTDDNKKEKGKETICLYLKFKNEKFVVGTLSQEKCPQIALDLVLHDKFELSHTGKNGSVYVTGYYVDTSQGSDTESEEDLPEPTMNLVKSEPAASDPTTTKQVKIVEPKKDDDSSDEDEESSEEQEPRMLVNGENDSDDADSDEDDSEEDSSDEDQKTPEKAGPSKKRPAESSKKTPAPEKKAKLVTPQKTDSKKAGGHTATPHPSKKAGKTSAAAAAAQVKQTPKSGGSFPCKSCGRSFGSENALQSHSKAKHGTQA comes from the exons ATGGAGTTTTGGG GTGCTGAAGTTAAAAGTGGACAGAACTTTGAGGTTGCACTAGAGGATGATGGCAGTAGGATCTTGCATCTTTCACAG GTTGCCCTTGGTGAGGGGACTGATgataacaagaaagaaaaaggaaaggaaaccATTTGTCTCtatctcaaattcaaaaatGAGAAGTTTGTGGTTGGAACACTTTCCCAAGAGAAATGCCCCCAGATAGCATTGGATTTGGTATTGCATGACAAATTTGAGCTGTCCCATACAGGGAAGAATGGCAGTGTATATGTCACTGGCTATTATGTTGATACATCTCAAGGTAGTG ATACTGAGTCTGAAGAGGATCTCCCTGAACCTACAATGAATCTTGTAAAGTCAGAGCCTGCAGCATCTGATCCTACTACGACAAAGCAGGTTAAGATTGTTGAACCTAAAAAAGACGACGATAGTAGTGATGAGGATGAAGAGTCCAGTGAGGAGCAG GAACCTCGCATGCTGGTTAATGGTGAGAATGATAGTGATGATGCTGACAGTGATGAGGATGATAGTGAAGAAGACAGTTCAGATGAGGATCAAAAGACTCCTGAGAAG GCTGGACCAAGCAAGAAGAGACCTGCTGAGTCATCTAAGAAGACCCCTGCTCCCGAAAAGAAGGCAAAGCTGGTCACTCCCCAAAAGACAG ATAGCAAGAAAGCGGGTGGACATACTGCAACCCCTCACCCTTCCAAAAAGGCTGGGAAAACATcagctgctgctgctgctgcacAGGTGAAGCAGACTCCAAAGTCCGGTGGTTCATTCCCTTGCAAGTCCTGCGGCAG ATCATTTGGCTCTGAAAATGCTTTACAATCTCATTCCAAAGCAAAGCATGGTACTCAAGCGTAA
- the LOC105786366 gene encoding histone deacetylase HDT3-like isoform X19 produces MEFWGAEVKSGQNFEVALEDDGSRILHLSQVALGEGTDDNKKEKGKETICLYLKFKNEKFVVGTLSQEKCPQIALDLVLHDKFELSHTGKNGSVYVTGYYVDTSQDTESEEDLLEPTMNLVQSVPAASDPTTTEQVTIVSSDKDEESSEEQEPRLLVNGENDSDDADSDEDDSDDADCDYHPDIDDADGNEDDGEEDSSDEDKKTPEKVMIYTKQVTIVSSDEDEESSEEQEPRMLVNGENDSDDADSDEDDGEEDSSDEDQKTPEKEPRMLVNGENDSDDADSDEDDSDDADCDYHPDIDDADGNEDDGEEDSSDEDKKTPEKVMIYTKQVTIVSSDEDEESSEEQEPRMLVNGENDSDDADSDEDDGEEDSSDEDQKTPEKAGPSRKRPAMSSMKTPAAPKKKAKLVTPQKTGRFSLPSLPFSFWCR; encoded by the exons ATGGAGTTTTGGG GTGCTGAAGTTAAAAGTGGACAGAACTTTGAGGTTGCACTAGAGGATGATGGCAGTAGGATCTTGCATCTTTCACAG GTTGCCCTTGGTGAGGGGACTGATgataacaagaaagaaaaaggaaaggaaaccATTTGTCTCtatctcaaattcaaaaatGAGAAGTTTGTGGTTGGAACACTTTCCCAAGAGAAATGCCCCCAGATAGCATTGGATTTGGTATTGCATGACAAATTTGAGCTGTCCCATACAGGGAAGAATGGCAGTGTATATGTCACTGGCTATTATGTTGATACATCTCAAG ATACTGAGTCTGAAGAGGATCTCCTTGAACCTACAATGAATCTTGTACAGTCAGTGCCTGCAGCATCTGATCCTACTACGACAGAGCAGGTTACGATTGTTAGTAGTGATAAGGATGAAGAGTCCAGTGAGGAGCAG GAACCTCGCTTGCTGGTTAATGGTGAGAATGATAGTGATGATGCTGACAGTGATGAGGATGATAGTGATGATGCTGACTGTGACTATCATCCTGATATTGATGATGCTGACGGTAATGAGGATGATGGTGAAGAAGACAGTTCAGATGAGGATAAAAAGACTCCTGAGAAGGTAATGATATATACAAAGCAGGTTACGATTGTTAGTAGTGATGAGGATGAAGAGTCCAGTGAGGAGCAG GAACCTCGCATGCTGGTTAATGGTGAGAATGATAGTGATGATGCTGACAGTGATGAGGATGATGGTGAAGAAGACAGTTCAGATGAGGATCAAAAGACTCCTGAGAAG GAACCTCGCATGCTGGTTAATGGTGAGAATGATAGTGATGATGCTGACAGTGATGAGGATGATAGTGATGATGCTGACTGTGACTATCATCCTGATATTGATGATGCTGACGGTAATGAGGATGATGGTGAAGAAGACAGTTCAGATGAGGATAAAAAGACTCCTGAGAAGGTAATGATATATACAAAGCAGGTTACGATTGTTAGTAGTGATGAGGATGAAGAGTCCAGTGAGGAGCAG GAACCTCGCATGCTGGTTAATGGTGAGAATGATAGTGATGATGCTGACAGTGATGAGGATGATGGTGAAGAAGACAGTTCAGATGAGGATCAAAAGACTCCTGAGAAG GCTGGACCAAGCAGGAAGAGACCTGCTATGTCATCTATGAAGACCCCTGCTGCTCCCAAAAAGAAGGCAAAGCTGGTCACTCCCCAAAAGACTGGCAGATTTTCCCTCCCATCTTTGCCCTT TTCATTCTGGTGCAGATAG
- the LOC105786366 gene encoding histone deacetylase HDT3-like isoform X15 — protein sequence MEFWGAEVKSGQNFEVALEDDGSRILHLSQVALGEGTDDNKKEKGKETICLYLKFKNEKFVVGTLSQEKCPQIALDLVLHDKFELSHTGKNGSVYVTGYYVDTSQGSDTESEEDLLEPTMNLVQSVPAASDPTTTEQVTIVSSDKDEESSEEQEPRLLVNGENDSDDADSDEDDSDDADCDYHPDIDDADGNEDDGEEDSSDEDKKTPEKVMIYTKQVTIVSSDEDEESSEEQEPRMLVNGENDSDDADSDEDDGEEDSSDEDQKTPEKEPRMLVNGENDSDDADSDEDDSDDADCDYHPDIDDADGNEDDGEEDSSDEDKKTPEKVMIYTKQVTIVSSDEDEESSEEQEPRMLVNGENDSDDADSDEDDGEEDSSDEDQKTPEKAGPSRKRPAMSSMKTPAAPKKKAKLVTPQKTGRFSLPSLPFSFWCR from the exons ATGGAGTTTTGGG GTGCTGAAGTTAAAAGTGGACAGAACTTTGAGGTTGCACTAGAGGATGATGGCAGTAGGATCTTGCATCTTTCACAG GTTGCCCTTGGTGAGGGGACTGATgataacaagaaagaaaaaggaaaggaaaccATTTGTCTCtatctcaaattcaaaaatGAGAAGTTTGTGGTTGGAACACTTTCCCAAGAGAAATGCCCCCAGATAGCATTGGATTTGGTATTGCATGACAAATTTGAGCTGTCCCATACAGGGAAGAATGGCAGTGTATATGTCACTGGCTATTATGTTGATACATCTCAAGGTAGTG ATACTGAGTCTGAAGAGGATCTCCTTGAACCTACAATGAATCTTGTACAGTCAGTGCCTGCAGCATCTGATCCTACTACGACAGAGCAGGTTACGATTGTTAGTAGTGATAAGGATGAAGAGTCCAGTGAGGAGCAG GAACCTCGCTTGCTGGTTAATGGTGAGAATGATAGTGATGATGCTGACAGTGATGAGGATGATAGTGATGATGCTGACTGTGACTATCATCCTGATATTGATGATGCTGACGGTAATGAGGATGATGGTGAAGAAGACAGTTCAGATGAGGATAAAAAGACTCCTGAGAAGGTAATGATATATACAAAGCAGGTTACGATTGTTAGTAGTGATGAGGATGAAGAGTCCAGTGAGGAGCAG GAACCTCGCATGCTGGTTAATGGTGAGAATGATAGTGATGATGCTGACAGTGATGAGGATGATGGTGAAGAAGACAGTTCAGATGAGGATCAAAAGACTCCTGAGAAG GAACCTCGCATGCTGGTTAATGGTGAGAATGATAGTGATGATGCTGACAGTGATGAGGATGATAGTGATGATGCTGACTGTGACTATCATCCTGATATTGATGATGCTGACGGTAATGAGGATGATGGTGAAGAAGACAGTTCAGATGAGGATAAAAAGACTCCTGAGAAGGTAATGATATATACAAAGCAGGTTACGATTGTTAGTAGTGATGAGGATGAAGAGTCCAGTGAGGAGCAG GAACCTCGCATGCTGGTTAATGGTGAGAATGATAGTGATGATGCTGACAGTGATGAGGATGATGGTGAAGAAGACAGTTCAGATGAGGATCAAAAGACTCCTGAGAAG GCTGGACCAAGCAGGAAGAGACCTGCTATGTCATCTATGAAGACCCCTGCTGCTCCCAAAAAGAAGGCAAAGCTGGTCACTCCCCAAAAGACTGGCAGATTTTCCCTCCCATCTTTGCCCTT TTCATTCTGGTGCAGATAG
- the LOC105786366 gene encoding histone deacetylase HDT3-like isoform X13: MEFWGAEVKSGQNFEVALEDDGSRILHLSQVALGEGTDDNKKEKGKETICLYLKFKNEKFVVGTLSQEKCPQIALDLVLHDKFELSHTGKNGSVYVTGYYVDTSQGNTESEEDLPEPTMNLVKSEPAASDPTTTKQVKIVEPKKDDDSSDEDEESSEEQEPRLLVNGENDSDDADSDEDDSDDADCDYHPDIDDADGNEDDGEEDSSDEDKKTPEKVMIYTKQVTIVSSDEDEESSEEQEPRMLVNGENDSDDADSDEDDGEEDSSDEDQKTPEKEPRMLVNGENDSDDADSDEDDSDDADCDYHPDIDDADGNEDDGEEDSSDEDKKTPEKVMIYTKQVTIVSSDEDEESSEEQEPRMLVNGENDSDDADSDEDDGEEDSSDEDQKTPEKAGPSRKRPAMSSMKTPAAPKKKAKLVTPQKTGRFSLPSLPFSFWCR, from the exons ATGGAGTTTTGGG GTGCTGAAGTTAAAAGTGGACAGAACTTTGAGGTTGCACTAGAGGATGATGGCAGTAGGATCTTGCATCTTTCACAG GTTGCCCTTGGTGAGGGGACTGATgataacaagaaagaaaaaggaaaggaaaccATTTGTCTCtatctcaaattcaaaaatGAGAAGTTTGTGGTTGGAACACTTTCCCAAGAGAAATGCCCCCAGATAGCATTGGATTTGGTATTGCATGACAAATTTGAGCTGTCCCATACAGGGAAGAATGGCAGTGTATATGTCACTGGCTATTATGTTGATACATCTCAAGGTA ATACTGAGTCTGAAGAGGATCTCCCTGAACCTACAATGAATCTTGTAAAGTCAGAGCCTGCAGCATCTGATCCTACTACGACAAAGCAGGTTAAGATTGTTGAACCTAAAAAAGACGACGATAGTAGTGATGAGGATGAAGAGTCCAGTGAGGAGCAG GAACCTCGCTTGCTGGTTAATGGTGAGAATGATAGTGATGATGCTGACAGTGATGAGGATGATAGTGATGATGCTGACTGTGACTATCATCCTGATATTGATGATGCTGACGGTAATGAGGATGATGGTGAAGAAGACAGTTCAGATGAGGATAAAAAGACTCCTGAGAAGGTAATGATATATACAAAGCAGGTTACGATTGTTAGTAGTGATGAGGATGAAGAGTCCAGTGAGGAGCAG GAACCTCGCATGCTGGTTAATGGTGAGAATGATAGTGATGATGCTGACAGTGATGAGGATGATGGTGAAGAAGACAGTTCAGATGAGGATCAAAAGACTCCTGAGAAG GAACCTCGCATGCTGGTTAATGGTGAGAATGATAGTGATGATGCTGACAGTGATGAGGATGATAGTGATGATGCTGACTGTGACTATCATCCTGATATTGATGATGCTGACGGTAATGAGGATGATGGTGAAGAAGACAGTTCAGATGAGGATAAAAAGACTCCTGAGAAGGTAATGATATATACAAAGCAGGTTACGATTGTTAGTAGTGATGAGGATGAAGAGTCCAGTGAGGAGCAG GAACCTCGCATGCTGGTTAATGGTGAGAATGATAGTGATGATGCTGACAGTGATGAGGATGATGGTGAAGAAGACAGTTCAGATGAGGATCAAAAGACTCCTGAGAAG GCTGGACCAAGCAGGAAGAGACCTGCTATGTCATCTATGAAGACCCCTGCTGCTCCCAAAAAGAAGGCAAAGCTGGTCACTCCCCAAAAGACTGGCAGATTTTCCCTCCCATCTTTGCCCTT TTCATTCTGGTGCAGATAG
- the LOC105786366 gene encoding histone deacetylase HDT3-like isoform X12 — translation MEFWGAEVKSGQNFEVALEDDGSRILHLSQVALGEGTDDNKKEKGKETICLYLKFKNEKFVVGTLSQEKCPQIALDLVLHDKFELSHTGKNGSVYVTGYYVDTSQGSDTESEEDLPEPTMNLVKSEPAASDPTTTKQVKIVEPKKDDDSSDEDEESSEEQEPRLLVNGENDSDDADSDEDDSDDADCDYHPDIDDADGNEDDGEEDSSDEDKKTPEKVMIYTKQVTIVSSDEDEESSEEQEPRMLVNGENDSDDADSDEDDGEEDSSDEDQKTPEKEPRMLVNGENDSDDADSDEDDSDDADCDYHPDIDDADGNEDDGEEDSSDEDKKTPEKVMIYTKQVTIVSSDEDEESSEEQEPRMLVNGENDSDDADSDEDDGEEDSSDEDQKTPEKAGPSRKRPAMSSMKTPAAPKKKAKLVTPQKTGRFSLPSLPFSFWCR, via the exons ATGGAGTTTTGGG GTGCTGAAGTTAAAAGTGGACAGAACTTTGAGGTTGCACTAGAGGATGATGGCAGTAGGATCTTGCATCTTTCACAG GTTGCCCTTGGTGAGGGGACTGATgataacaagaaagaaaaaggaaaggaaaccATTTGTCTCtatctcaaattcaaaaatGAGAAGTTTGTGGTTGGAACACTTTCCCAAGAGAAATGCCCCCAGATAGCATTGGATTTGGTATTGCATGACAAATTTGAGCTGTCCCATACAGGGAAGAATGGCAGTGTATATGTCACTGGCTATTATGTTGATACATCTCAAGGTAGTG ATACTGAGTCTGAAGAGGATCTCCCTGAACCTACAATGAATCTTGTAAAGTCAGAGCCTGCAGCATCTGATCCTACTACGACAAAGCAGGTTAAGATTGTTGAACCTAAAAAAGACGACGATAGTAGTGATGAGGATGAAGAGTCCAGTGAGGAGCAG GAACCTCGCTTGCTGGTTAATGGTGAGAATGATAGTGATGATGCTGACAGTGATGAGGATGATAGTGATGATGCTGACTGTGACTATCATCCTGATATTGATGATGCTGACGGTAATGAGGATGATGGTGAAGAAGACAGTTCAGATGAGGATAAAAAGACTCCTGAGAAGGTAATGATATATACAAAGCAGGTTACGATTGTTAGTAGTGATGAGGATGAAGAGTCCAGTGAGGAGCAG GAACCTCGCATGCTGGTTAATGGTGAGAATGATAGTGATGATGCTGACAGTGATGAGGATGATGGTGAAGAAGACAGTTCAGATGAGGATCAAAAGACTCCTGAGAAG GAACCTCGCATGCTGGTTAATGGTGAGAATGATAGTGATGATGCTGACAGTGATGAGGATGATAGTGATGATGCTGACTGTGACTATCATCCTGATATTGATGATGCTGACGGTAATGAGGATGATGGTGAAGAAGACAGTTCAGATGAGGATAAAAAGACTCCTGAGAAGGTAATGATATATACAAAGCAGGTTACGATTGTTAGTAGTGATGAGGATGAAGAGTCCAGTGAGGAGCAG GAACCTCGCATGCTGGTTAATGGTGAGAATGATAGTGATGATGCTGACAGTGATGAGGATGATGGTGAAGAAGACAGTTCAGATGAGGATCAAAAGACTCCTGAGAAG GCTGGACCAAGCAGGAAGAGACCTGCTATGTCATCTATGAAGACCCCTGCTGCTCCCAAAAAGAAGGCAAAGCTGGTCACTCCCCAAAAGACTGGCAGATTTTCCCTCCCATCTTTGCCCTT TTCATTCTGGTGCAGATAG
- the LOC105786366 gene encoding histone deacetylase HDT1-like isoform X23 gives MEFWGAEVKSGQNFEVALEDDGSRILHLSQVALGEGTDDNKKEKGKETICLYLKFKNEKFVVGTLSQEKCPQIALDLVLHDKFELSHTGKNGSVYVTGYYVDTSQGSDTESEEDLPEPTMNLVKSEPAASDPTTTKQVKIVEPKKDDDSSDEDEESSEEQEPRMLVNGENDSDDADSDEDDSEEDSSDEDQKTPEKEPRMLVNGENDSDDADSDEDDGEEDSSDEDQKTPEKEPRMLVNGENDSDDADSDEDDSDDADCDYHPDIDDADGNEDDGEEDSSDEDKKTPEKVMIYTKQVTIVSSDEDEESSEEQEPRMLVNGENDSDDADSDEDDGEEDSSDEDQKTPEKAGPSRKRPAMSSMKTPAAPKKKAKLVTPQKTGRFSLPSLPFSFWCR, from the exons ATGGAGTTTTGGG GTGCTGAAGTTAAAAGTGGACAGAACTTTGAGGTTGCACTAGAGGATGATGGCAGTAGGATCTTGCATCTTTCACAG GTTGCCCTTGGTGAGGGGACTGATgataacaagaaagaaaaaggaaaggaaaccATTTGTCTCtatctcaaattcaaaaatGAGAAGTTTGTGGTTGGAACACTTTCCCAAGAGAAATGCCCCCAGATAGCATTGGATTTGGTATTGCATGACAAATTTGAGCTGTCCCATACAGGGAAGAATGGCAGTGTATATGTCACTGGCTATTATGTTGATACATCTCAAGGTAGTG ATACTGAGTCTGAAGAGGATCTCCCTGAACCTACAATGAATCTTGTAAAGTCAGAGCCTGCAGCATCTGATCCTACTACGACAAAGCAGGTTAAGATTGTTGAACCTAAAAAAGACGACGATAGTAGTGATGAGGATGAAGAGTCCAGTGAGGAGCAG GAACCTCGCATGCTGGTTAATGGTGAGAATGATAGTGATGATGCTGACAGTGATGAGGATGATAGTGAAGAAGACAGTTCAGATGAGGATCAAAAGACTCCTGAGAAG GAACCTCGCATGCTGGTTAATGGTGAGAATGATAGTGATGATGCTGACAGTGATGAGGATGATGGTGAAGAAGACAGTTCAGATGAGGATCAAAAGACTCCTGAGAAG GAACCTCGCATGCTGGTTAATGGTGAGAATGATAGTGATGATGCTGACAGTGATGAGGATGATAGTGATGATGCTGACTGTGACTATCATCCTGATATTGATGATGCTGACGGTAATGAGGATGATGGTGAAGAAGACAGTTCAGATGAGGATAAAAAGACTCCTGAGAAGGTAATGATATATACAAAGCAGGTTACGATTGTTAGTAGTGATGAGGATGAAGAGTCCAGTGAGGAGCAG GAACCTCGCATGCTGGTTAATGGTGAGAATGATAGTGATGATGCTGACAGTGATGAGGATGATGGTGAAGAAGACAGTTCAGATGAGGATCAAAAGACTCCTGAGAAG GCTGGACCAAGCAGGAAGAGACCTGCTATGTCATCTATGAAGACCCCTGCTGCTCCCAAAAAGAAGGCAAAGCTGGTCACTCCCCAAAAGACTGGCAGATTTTCCCTCCCATCTTTGCCCTT TTCATTCTGGTGCAGATAG
- the LOC105786366 gene encoding histone deacetylase HDT3-like isoform X14, translating into MEFWGAEVKSGQNFEVALEDDGSRILHLSQVALGEGTDDNKKEKGKETICLYLKFKNEKFVVGTLSQEKCPQIALDLVLHDKFELSHTGKNGSVYVTGYYVDTSQDTESEEDLPEPTMNLVKSEPAASDPTTTKQVKIVEPKKDDDSSDEDEESSEEQEPRLLVNGENDSDDADSDEDDSDDADCDYHPDIDDADGNEDDGEEDSSDEDKKTPEKVMIYTKQVTIVSSDEDEESSEEQEPRMLVNGENDSDDADSDEDDGEEDSSDEDQKTPEKEPRMLVNGENDSDDADSDEDDSDDADCDYHPDIDDADGNEDDGEEDSSDEDKKTPEKVMIYTKQVTIVSSDEDEESSEEQEPRMLVNGENDSDDADSDEDDGEEDSSDEDQKTPEKAGPSRKRPAMSSMKTPAAPKKKAKLVTPQKTGRFSLPSLPFSFWCR; encoded by the exons ATGGAGTTTTGGG GTGCTGAAGTTAAAAGTGGACAGAACTTTGAGGTTGCACTAGAGGATGATGGCAGTAGGATCTTGCATCTTTCACAG GTTGCCCTTGGTGAGGGGACTGATgataacaagaaagaaaaaggaaaggaaaccATTTGTCTCtatctcaaattcaaaaatGAGAAGTTTGTGGTTGGAACACTTTCCCAAGAGAAATGCCCCCAGATAGCATTGGATTTGGTATTGCATGACAAATTTGAGCTGTCCCATACAGGGAAGAATGGCAGTGTATATGTCACTGGCTATTATGTTGATACATCTCAAG ATACTGAGTCTGAAGAGGATCTCCCTGAACCTACAATGAATCTTGTAAAGTCAGAGCCTGCAGCATCTGATCCTACTACGACAAAGCAGGTTAAGATTGTTGAACCTAAAAAAGACGACGATAGTAGTGATGAGGATGAAGAGTCCAGTGAGGAGCAG GAACCTCGCTTGCTGGTTAATGGTGAGAATGATAGTGATGATGCTGACAGTGATGAGGATGATAGTGATGATGCTGACTGTGACTATCATCCTGATATTGATGATGCTGACGGTAATGAGGATGATGGTGAAGAAGACAGTTCAGATGAGGATAAAAAGACTCCTGAGAAGGTAATGATATATACAAAGCAGGTTACGATTGTTAGTAGTGATGAGGATGAAGAGTCCAGTGAGGAGCAG GAACCTCGCATGCTGGTTAATGGTGAGAATGATAGTGATGATGCTGACAGTGATGAGGATGATGGTGAAGAAGACAGTTCAGATGAGGATCAAAAGACTCCTGAGAAG GAACCTCGCATGCTGGTTAATGGTGAGAATGATAGTGATGATGCTGACAGTGATGAGGATGATAGTGATGATGCTGACTGTGACTATCATCCTGATATTGATGATGCTGACGGTAATGAGGATGATGGTGAAGAAGACAGTTCAGATGAGGATAAAAAGACTCCTGAGAAGGTAATGATATATACAAAGCAGGTTACGATTGTTAGTAGTGATGAGGATGAAGAGTCCAGTGAGGAGCAG GAACCTCGCATGCTGGTTAATGGTGAGAATGATAGTGATGATGCTGACAGTGATGAGGATGATGGTGAAGAAGACAGTTCAGATGAGGATCAAAAGACTCCTGAGAAG GCTGGACCAAGCAGGAAGAGACCTGCTATGTCATCTATGAAGACCCCTGCTGCTCCCAAAAAGAAGGCAAAGCTGGTCACTCCCCAAAAGACTGGCAGATTTTCCCTCCCATCTTTGCCCTT TTCATTCTGGTGCAGATAG
- the LOC105786366 gene encoding histone deacetylase HDT3-like isoform X16, which yields MEFWGAEVKSGQNFEVALEDDGSRILHLSQVALGEGTGDNKKVKAKETICLYLKFKNEKFLVGTLSQEKCPQIALDLVLHDKFELSHTRKNGSVYVTGYYVGTSQGSDTESEEDLLEPTMNLVQSVPAASDPTTTEQVTIVSSDKDEESSEEQEPRLLVNGENDSDDADSDEDDSDDADCDYHPDIDDADGNEDDGEEDSSDEDKKTPEKVMIYTKQVTIVSSDEDEESSEEQEPRMLVNGENDSDDADSDEDDGEEDSSDEDQKTPEKEPRMLVNGENDSDDADSDEDDSDDADCDYHPDIDDADGNEDDGEEDSSDEDKKTPEKVMIYTKQVTIVSSDEDEESSEEQEPRMLVNGENDSDDADSDEDDGEEDSSDEDQKTPEKAGPSRKRPAMSSMKTPAAPKKKAKLVTPQKTGRFSLPSLPFSFWCR from the exons ATGGAGTTTTGGG GTGCTGAAGTTAAAAGTGGACAGAACTTTGAGGTTGCACTAGAGGATGATGGCAGTAGGATCTTGCATCTTTCACAG GTTGCCCTTGGTGAGGGGACTGGTGATAACAAGAAAGTAAAAGCAAAGGAAACCATTTGTCTCtatctcaaattcaaaaatGAGAAGTTTTTGGTTGGAACACTTTCCCAAGAGAAATGCCCCCAGATAGCATTGGATTTGGTATTGCATGACAAATTTGAGTTGTCCCATACACGGAAGAATGGCAGCGTATATGTCACTGGCTATTATGTTGGTACATCTCAAGGTAGTG ATACTGAGTCTGAAGAGGATCTCCTTGAACCTACAATGAATCTTGTACAGTCAGTGCCTGCAGCATCTGATCCTACTACGACAGAGCAGGTTACGATTGTTAGTAGTGATAAGGATGAAGAGTCCAGTGAGGAGCAG GAACCTCGCTTGCTGGTTAATGGTGAGAATGATAGTGATGATGCTGACAGTGATGAGGATGATAGTGATGATGCTGACTGTGACTATCATCCTGATATTGATGATGCTGACGGTAATGAGGATGATGGTGAAGAAGACAGTTCAGATGAGGATAAAAAGACTCCTGAGAAGGTAATGATATATACAAAGCAGGTTACGATTGTTAGTAGTGATGAGGATGAAGAGTCCAGTGAGGAGCAG GAACCTCGCATGCTGGTTAATGGTGAGAATGATAGTGATGATGCTGACAGTGATGAGGATGATGGTGAAGAAGACAGTTCAGATGAGGATCAAAAGACTCCTGAGAAG GAACCTCGCATGCTGGTTAATGGTGAGAATGATAGTGATGATGCTGACAGTGATGAGGATGATAGTGATGATGCTGACTGTGACTATCATCCTGATATTGATGATGCTGACGGTAATGAGGATGATGGTGAAGAAGACAGTTCAGATGAGGATAAAAAGACTCCTGAGAAGGTAATGATATATACAAAGCAGGTTACGATTGTTAGTAGTGATGAGGATGAAGAGTCCAGTGAGGAGCAG GAACCTCGCATGCTGGTTAATGGTGAGAATGATAGTGATGATGCTGACAGTGATGAGGATGATGGTGAAGAAGACAGTTCAGATGAGGATCAAAAGACTCCTGAGAAG GCTGGACCAAGCAGGAAGAGACCTGCTATGTCATCTATGAAGACCCCTGCTGCTCCCAAAAAGAAGGCAAAGCTGGTCACTCCCCAAAAGACTGGCAGATTTTCCCTCCCATCTTTGCCCTT TTCATTCTGGTGCAGATAG